From a region of the Labrenzia sp. CE80 genome:
- a CDS encoding WD40 repeat domain-containing protein gives MPTLAPVDVDGFVVRAGFLKEVPFFALGDGSVCFAEGGERQVRPHKNGLLAAEKMLDETALVTSGDDGLIQKIGLDGTVTTLAERPRKWIDLVACGPNGAVAFASGRTAWVRLDDGKENEFAHERAVGGLAFAPKGLKLAVARYDGATIWWANATGTPQELSWKGAHLGISFSPDGKYLVTAMQENALHGWRLSDSQDMRMTGYPAKVKSWSWSQKGRYLATSGANAAICWPFFGKTGPMGQNPLQLGTRGDNLVSAVACHPKEDVVAVGYLDGMIMMCRFEDNAEVLLRRPGKAPVSSMSWDAAGDRLVFGSEDGEAGIISLR, from the coding sequence GTGCCGACACTTGCTCCTGTTGATGTGGACGGCTTTGTCGTTCGCGCCGGCTTTTTGAAAGAGGTGCCGTTTTTTGCGCTTGGGGATGGGTCTGTATGTTTCGCCGAAGGCGGTGAACGGCAGGTTCGACCCCATAAAAACGGGCTTCTTGCGGCAGAGAAGATGCTGGACGAAACAGCTCTCGTAACGTCTGGCGATGACGGTTTGATCCAGAAGATTGGCCTTGATGGAACCGTCACGACTCTGGCAGAGCGACCGCGAAAGTGGATAGACCTTGTAGCATGCGGCCCGAACGGAGCCGTCGCTTTTGCGTCGGGACGGACTGCCTGGGTGCGTTTGGATGACGGCAAGGAAAATGAGTTCGCCCATGAACGCGCCGTCGGAGGTCTGGCCTTTGCGCCCAAAGGCCTAAAATTGGCGGTGGCCCGGTATGATGGTGCGACGATCTGGTGGGCCAACGCAACCGGAACGCCGCAGGAGCTTTCCTGGAAAGGCGCTCACCTTGGGATCAGTTTCTCGCCTGACGGCAAGTATCTTGTCACGGCGATGCAGGAAAACGCGCTCCATGGTTGGCGTCTGAGTGACAGTCAGGACATGCGAATGACGGGTTATCCGGCCAAGGTGAAGTCCTGGAGCTGGTCGCAAAAAGGACGCTACCTTGCGACTTCGGGTGCCAATGCAGCCATCTGCTGGCCTTTCTTTGGGAAGACAGGGCCAATGGGGCAGAATCCGCTGCAACTTGGTACACGAGGCGATAATCTTGTTTCTGCCGTCGCCTGTCACCCGAAAGAAGACGTTGTGGCGGTCGGTTACCTGGATGGCATGATCATGATGTGTCGGTTTGAAGATAATGCAGAAGTGCTCCTGCGTCGGCCTGGAAAAGCGCCGGTGTCTTCCATGAGCTGGGACGCTGCAGGCGATCGACTCGTTTTTGGTTCTGAAGATGGCGAAGCCGGGATCATTTCTCTTCGGTAG
- a CDS encoding DUF2937 family protein, giving the protein MTRMLMLIVAVLCGTATSQLPEFAQQYRQRIGGAIDALQEVIADFEADASQFGLTVDEAIVRLKSGADDFARERGETMEQTRVRLSKLIDQRDALAASGPFARLAVVLESMDPKLAQSTAEDYEPALPVTMEGAVSAGLGGVAGLLGVRFLVSLVNVGRRRRRVH; this is encoded by the coding sequence ATGACGAGGATGCTCATGTTGATCGTTGCGGTCCTATGCGGAACAGCCACCTCGCAATTGCCTGAGTTCGCGCAACAATATCGGCAGCGCATTGGTGGCGCGATTGATGCGTTGCAAGAAGTTATTGCAGATTTCGAGGCCGATGCAAGCCAGTTCGGGTTGACTGTCGACGAAGCGATTGTGCGCCTGAAATCAGGCGCGGATGACTTTGCACGCGAGCGCGGCGAAACCATGGAACAGACGCGAGTCAGGCTTTCAAAGCTTATCGATCAACGGGATGCCTTGGCCGCTAGCGGGCCATTTGCGAGGCTGGCTGTGGTCTTGGAATCAATGGATCCGAAGCTGGCGCAATCGACGGCAGAAGACTATGAGCCTGCCTTGCCGGTCACCATGGAAGGAGCTGTGAGCGCCGGCCTTGGTGGTGTGGCAGGTCTGCTTGGCGTCCGTTTCCTGGTTTCCCTTGTGAACGTTGGCCGGCGGCGTCGCCGCGTTCATTAG
- a CDS encoding spermidine synthase, translating into MFEELDYRPTPIGALSLRRRRDLSSGEDIYEIILGDAYLMSSRFTVAEEELSRMGLAAAKGENLKVAVGGLGLGYTAKTALDDPRVASLTVVDALGPVIDWHKEGLLPLGEHLAADGRCDFVEGDFFDLSASSKGFDNKEPGKKFDAILLDIDHSPTNVLDPKNLDFYQPEGLGKLAAHLEPNGVFALWSNDAPDPAFEAALKSVFAHIESHVVSFDSPLNNVKESNTVYVATL; encoded by the coding sequence ATGTTCGAAGAATTGGACTACCGTCCGACTCCAATTGGCGCCCTTAGCCTGCGTCGCCGGCGCGACCTCTCATCTGGCGAAGACATCTACGAAATCATCCTCGGGGATGCCTATTTGATGTCGAGCCGTTTTACCGTCGCCGAAGAAGAACTTTCCCGAATGGGCCTCGCCGCGGCAAAAGGCGAAAACCTCAAGGTCGCCGTTGGCGGATTGGGTCTCGGATATACGGCAAAGACGGCGCTGGATGATCCACGCGTCGCCTCGCTAACCGTTGTTGATGCGCTCGGACCGGTCATCGACTGGCACAAGGAGGGCCTGCTGCCGCTGGGAGAACACCTCGCCGCTGATGGCCGCTGCGACTTTGTTGAAGGTGACTTCTTTGATCTTTCCGCATCATCGAAAGGGTTCGACAACAAAGAGCCAGGCAAGAAATTTGATGCCATCCTCCTAGACATTGATCATTCCCCAACCAACGTTCTGGACCCAAAGAATCTCGATTTCTATCAGCCTGAGGGACTTGGGAAGCTAGCGGCACATCTTGAGCCCAATGGGGTCTTTGCCCTCTGGTCGAACGATGCTCCAGATCCTGCCTTCGAGGCAGCTCTCAAGAGTGTTTTCGCACACATCGAAAGCCATGTTGTGTCATTCGACAGCCCATTGAACAACGTCAAGGAATCCAACACGGTTTACGTCGCAACGCTCTAA
- a CDS encoding Glu/Leu/Phe/Val dehydrogenase dimerization domain-containing protein has protein sequence MNVQFSKPPVPTAFEHDEFDDHENVLFARDRKSGLTAIIAVHDTTLGPALGGCRIWPYPSKAEALTDALRLSRGMTYKNALAGLDLGGGKAVIIADPRQDKTPELMKAFGTHVERLAGTYITAEDVGVSPEDMEAVAEKTRHVRGTRATGLGDPSPFTALGVFEGLKAAARHVFGSTDLTGKRVSVQGLGHVGFDLCQHLHEAGASLIVSDIHDPAVQRAVSCFDAIAVKPDDAHRVDADIFAPCALGGILNAQTVPEIGAKIVAGASNNQLHTPEDGVALKKRGILYAPDYAINAGGVISIALATPGDGEQAVRAKTLAIADTMSAIFSRAIAANRPPEQIADELAEARFNKRHRSSTG, from the coding sequence ATGAACGTCCAGTTTTCAAAGCCACCCGTCCCGACTGCATTTGAACACGACGAGTTTGATGACCACGAGAACGTGCTGTTCGCGCGTGACCGGAAAAGCGGCCTGACCGCTATCATAGCAGTGCATGATACGACCCTGGGTCCGGCTCTCGGCGGCTGTCGTATTTGGCCCTACCCGTCAAAGGCCGAAGCTCTGACCGATGCGCTCCGCCTGTCACGAGGAATGACCTACAAGAATGCGCTGGCCGGCCTGGACCTTGGCGGCGGCAAGGCGGTGATCATTGCCGATCCTCGGCAAGACAAGACGCCGGAACTGATGAAAGCTTTTGGCACTCATGTCGAGCGGCTCGCCGGGACGTATATCACCGCCGAAGATGTTGGCGTCTCGCCTGAGGACATGGAAGCCGTCGCCGAGAAGACACGCCACGTCCGCGGAACCAGGGCGACAGGGCTCGGTGACCCCTCCCCTTTCACGGCACTCGGTGTGTTTGAAGGTCTGAAAGCTGCCGCGAGACATGTTTTTGGATCTACCGATCTGACCGGCAAGCGTGTTTCTGTTCAGGGACTTGGTCACGTCGGCTTCGATCTGTGCCAACACCTCCATGAAGCCGGAGCAAGCCTCATTGTTTCCGACATCCATGACCCTGCGGTCCAACGGGCTGTCAGCTGCTTTGATGCGATAGCCGTAAAGCCGGATGATGCGCACAGGGTCGACGCCGACATCTTTGCCCCATGCGCACTTGGTGGCATCCTAAATGCACAGACGGTGCCTGAGATCGGCGCAAAAATCGTGGCTGGTGCATCAAACAATCAACTGCATACACCAGAGGATGGTGTTGCGTTGAAAAAACGCGGGATCCTCTACGCCCCTGACTATGCGATCAATGCTGGTGGAGTGATCTCCATCGCCTTGGCGACACCAGGTGACGGCGAGCAGGCTGTCCGCGCCAAGACACTCGCCATTGCCGACACGATGAGTGCAATCTTTAGCCGTGCGATAGCAGCCAATCGGCCGCCTGAACAGATCGCAGATGAACTCGCCGAGGCGCGGTTTAACAAGCGGCACAGATCCAGCACCGGCTGA
- a CDS encoding LysR family transcriptional regulator has translation MDAITRMRCFIQVVDSKGFSAAAREMGRSKALVSKYIGELEDELGARLLNRTTRQVSLTEVGEVYYKETTDILQRIDDLQASVQSSHKAIRGRLKVSAPRSMGDSLINRAMMEFLVANPEVQMDLRLEDRFVDLVDEGFDVAIRVTDLEDSSLIARKIAPFHAVVCATKEVTQKYGIPEQPSELAARPCIIDTNYRHKRNWNFTVEGQRIVVPVKGPIEVNSASAGRDAALCNLGFLRTPLMFVAEDIQKGLLTTVLDEFQPDNLGVYAVYPHRRHLTGKVRAFVDFLVAWFSEHKKAGEPCPG, from the coding sequence ATGGACGCCATTACCCGCATGCGCTGCTTCATTCAGGTGGTCGACAGCAAGGGATTTTCGGCGGCCGCCCGTGAAATGGGTCGGTCAAAGGCGTTGGTCTCGAAATACATCGGCGAATTGGAGGATGAGCTCGGAGCGCGTCTCCTCAACCGGACGACCAGACAGGTGTCCCTGACCGAGGTCGGTGAGGTCTATTACAAGGAGACGACAGATATCCTGCAGCGGATTGATGATCTTCAGGCGTCTGTCCAATCTTCTCACAAGGCAATACGTGGTCGTCTGAAGGTGTCTGCGCCACGCTCAATGGGTGACAGCCTGATCAATCGCGCAATGATGGAGTTTCTCGTTGCAAATCCCGAAGTCCAAATGGACCTTCGGTTGGAGGATCGCTTTGTGGATCTGGTGGACGAGGGTTTCGATGTTGCGATCCGGGTCACGGACTTGGAAGATTCCAGTCTGATCGCGCGGAAAATTGCGCCGTTTCATGCGGTCGTCTGTGCCACGAAAGAAGTGACGCAAAAATACGGTATACCAGAACAGCCGTCGGAACTGGCCGCAAGGCCGTGCATCATCGATACCAACTATCGGCACAAGCGGAACTGGAATTTTACTGTTGAGGGTCAGAGGATCGTGGTTCCGGTCAAGGGGCCCATCGAAGTCAACAGCGCCTCTGCCGGGCGCGATGCAGCACTCTGTAACTTGGGTTTTCTTCGAACCCCTCTGATGTTTGTGGCCGAGGATATTCAAAAAGGCTTGTTGACCACCGTGCTCGATGAATTCCAGCCGGACAATCTTGGTGTTTACGCAGTCTATCCGCACCGCCGGCATCTAACCGGTAAGGTGCGGGCGTTTGTTGATTTTCTGGTCGCGTGGTTCTCTGAGCACAAAAAGGCAGGCGAGCCTTGCCCCGGTTGA
- a CDS encoding fatty acid desaturase has translation MLQDQIQELAAHCARYRTPNAWRAAGQILTTVFPFLALFAGMYVSLDYSYWITLLLAVPTAGLLIRFFIIQHDCGHGSFFASKTANDITGRIVSVLTLTPYAYWRRAHALHHACSANLDRRGIGDISTLTVDEYQALPLLKRIGYRIYRNPFFLTLVGGVLHFLVIQRLPFSVQRPSWQMTSSVLALNLAILIVYGTLIYALGWADFLMLFAPIVFVSSAAGVWLFFIQHQFEETHWSKDDEWDRKTAAILGSSYYDLPRVLDWFTGNIGLHHIHHLCSQIPNYRLQECMAAKPELANINRLTVLESLKCANLALWDEKSKRLVSFSGAFAAA, from the coding sequence TTGCTACAAGATCAGATCCAAGAGCTTGCGGCGCATTGCGCACGCTACCGCACTCCGAATGCCTGGCGCGCGGCTGGTCAGATTTTGACCACTGTGTTTCCGTTTCTCGCGCTTTTCGCCGGCATGTATGTCAGCCTTGATTACAGCTATTGGATTACGCTGCTTCTTGCGGTTCCTACTGCTGGGCTTTTGATCCGATTTTTTATCATTCAGCATGATTGCGGACATGGATCCTTCTTTGCGTCCAAGACCGCCAATGACATCACGGGCCGCATTGTCAGCGTTCTGACGTTGACACCCTATGCCTACTGGCGCCGGGCGCACGCGCTGCATCATGCGTGTTCAGCCAATCTTGACCGCAGGGGCATTGGAGATATCAGCACCCTGACGGTTGATGAATACCAGGCGTTGCCGCTGCTCAAGCGGATCGGCTACCGTATCTATCGCAACCCCTTCTTCCTGACACTGGTCGGGGGCGTATTGCACTTCCTCGTTATTCAGCGGCTGCCGTTTTCCGTGCAGCGCCCATCGTGGCAGATGACCAGCAGCGTTCTTGCTCTCAATCTCGCGATTCTGATCGTTTATGGAACATTGATCTATGCGCTGGGTTGGGCGGATTTTCTGATGCTGTTTGCACCGATCGTTTTCGTGTCGTCGGCGGCCGGTGTCTGGCTTTTCTTTATCCAGCATCAGTTCGAAGAGACGCATTGGTCAAAGGACGACGAGTGGGACCGCAAGACGGCAGCAATCCTTGGCTCTTCCTATTATGATCTTCCGCGCGTGCTCGATTGGTTTACGGGCAATATCGGGTTGCATCACATTCACCACCTGTGCAGTCAGATACCGAATTACCGGCTCCAGGAATGTATGGCCGCGAAACCAGAGCTTGCGAACATCAATCGCCTGACTGTCTTGGAAAGCCTGAAATGCGCTAACCTTGCGCTTTGGGACGAGAAGTCGAAGCGGCTGGTTTCCTTTTCTGGGGCCTTTGCCGCGGCGTGA
- a CDS encoding GTP-binding protein, with amino-acid sequence MPAPQDTTDQQIPVTVLTGYLGSGKTTLLNRILTESHGQKYAVIVNEFGEIGIDNDLLVESDEEIFEMNNGCICCTVRGDLIRTVQNLMKRKGAFDAIIVETTGVADPAPVAQTFFMDDDVRAASKLDAVIAVVDVRHVLQRLKDTEEAQDQIAFADVVLLNKTDLVTKDELAAVEARIRSINPYAVCHHTERCAIDLKAVLDRGAFDLDRILTLDPHFLEDHVHGHHHDHGHDHDHVCGSDCDHEDHDHHHHHDDDSPHSVKSISLKAGDLDPELFFPWINQVTQVQGANILRLKGIMALKGDPQRYVIQGVHMIVEGDHQRDWKSDEPRESRLVFIGRDLDWDLLKQSFEACVAQ; translated from the coding sequence ATGCCTGCGCCTCAAGACACTACCGATCAACAAATTCCTGTCACCGTGCTGACGGGTTATCTTGGTTCCGGCAAGACGACGCTCTTGAACCGGATCCTGACTGAAAGCCACGGTCAAAAGTATGCCGTTATCGTCAATGAATTCGGCGAGATCGGCATCGACAATGATCTGCTCGTCGAATCCGACGAAGAAATCTTCGAGATGAACAATGGCTGCATCTGTTGCACCGTTCGTGGCGATCTGATCCGCACAGTTCAGAATCTGATGAAGCGCAAAGGCGCCTTCGACGCCATCATCGTCGAGACAACCGGTGTGGCCGATCCGGCTCCCGTCGCGCAAACCTTCTTTATGGATGACGACGTGCGTGCGGCCTCGAAGCTGGATGCGGTGATCGCTGTCGTGGATGTTCGCCATGTGCTGCAGCGCCTGAAGGACACCGAGGAAGCTCAAGACCAGATTGCCTTTGCCGATGTAGTTCTGCTCAACAAGACTGATCTCGTGACAAAAGACGAGCTTGCCGCTGTGGAAGCTCGTATCCGTTCGATCAATCCCTACGCTGTTTGTCATCACACGGAACGTTGTGCCATCGATCTGAAGGCGGTTCTGGATCGTGGTGCATTCGACCTGGATCGCATTCTCACGCTTGATCCTCATTTTCTTGAGGATCACGTTCATGGCCACCACCATGATCACGGGCATGACCACGACCATGTTTGCGGCTCAGATTGCGATCATGAAGATCACGACCACCATCATCATCACGATGACGACAGTCCCCATTCGGTCAAAAGCATTTCATTGAAGGCAGGTGACCTTGATCCGGAATTGTTCTTCCCCTGGATTAACCAGGTTACACAGGTCCAGGGGGCGAATATTTTGCGCCTCAAGGGCATTATGGCGCTTAAGGGTGACCCGCAGCGCTACGTAATCCAGGGGGTGCACATGATCGTCGAAGGCGATCATCAGCGTGATTGGAAATCTGATGAGCCGCGTGAAAGCCGGCTTGTCTTCATCGGGCGCGATCTCGACTGGGACTTGCTCAAGCAGAGCTTTGAAGCCTGCGTCGCGCAATAG
- a CDS encoding gamma-glutamyltransferase family protein — protein MDTTTSSGGMVVAPHKAAADAGAEILADGGSAIEAMIAAASTIAVVYPHMNAIGGDGFWLIAEPGKDPKALMACGSAGSGATIEAYNKAGHGVIPTRGPLAALTVAGTIGGWAKAKEAARAIGAGKIPNTELLSSAIRHAKEGISVTRSQAALTFEKLAELKDQPGFADVFLVDGEVPEEGSLLKQARLADTLQHLAHEGFDEFYRGDVGAAIAADLERIGSPVTKADLEKFEARFKDALKVELKCGTVFNAPPPTQGLASLIILGLYDRLKTDGREGFDLVHGLVEATKRAFLVRDRIVTDPLRLPEPPRTFLTADWLDEETAKINMRRALEWPQIAKPGDTIWMGAVDKKGVSVSFIQSIYWEFGSGCVLPKTGITWQNRGASFSLRPDALNALEPGRQPFHTLNPAMARLRDGRTMTYGTMGGEGQPQTQAAIFARHVLNGMPVGEAIDAPRWLLGRTWGDETTSLRLEARFDPDLVRDLEKVGHEVVQMADDYSDTMGHAGMIVRNAKGGLEGAHDPRADGGASIV, from the coding sequence ATGGATACGACCACTTCATCGGGTGGCATGGTGGTTGCCCCGCACAAGGCGGCAGCCGACGCGGGGGCTGAAATTCTGGCGGATGGTGGCTCCGCCATCGAGGCGATGATTGCTGCGGCATCCACGATCGCTGTTGTCTATCCGCATATGAATGCAATCGGCGGTGATGGTTTTTGGCTGATTGCGGAGCCTGGCAAGGACCCCAAGGCCCTCATGGCCTGCGGTAGTGCCGGCTCCGGCGCGACGATTGAGGCCTACAACAAGGCTGGGCATGGCGTGATCCCGACGCGTGGACCACTTGCGGCGCTTACGGTGGCTGGGACCATTGGCGGATGGGCCAAGGCCAAAGAGGCAGCTCGGGCAATTGGCGCGGGCAAGATCCCGAATACTGAACTTTTGAGCTCTGCAATTCGGCACGCGAAGGAGGGGATCAGCGTTACACGCAGCCAGGCCGCACTGACCTTCGAAAAACTCGCGGAGCTGAAGGATCAACCTGGTTTTGCAGATGTTTTCCTGGTTGACGGCGAGGTTCCTGAAGAGGGCTCGTTGCTGAAGCAGGCGCGTCTTGCCGATACGCTGCAGCATCTGGCCCATGAGGGGTTTGATGAGTTCTACCGTGGCGATGTAGGGGCAGCGATCGCGGCTGATCTGGAGCGCATCGGCTCGCCGGTGACCAAGGCGGACCTTGAGAAATTCGAGGCGCGTTTCAAGGATGCGCTCAAAGTCGAGCTCAAGTGCGGCACCGTTTTCAATGCGCCGCCTCCGACGCAGGGGCTCGCCTCACTGATCATCCTTGGGCTGTATGACCGTTTGAAAACCGATGGCCGCGAGGGCTTTGACCTGGTGCATGGTCTGGTCGAGGCGACAAAGCGGGCCTTCCTGGTGAGAGATCGCATCGTCACCGACCCGTTGCGATTGCCTGAACCTCCTAGGACATTTCTGACCGCTGATTGGCTTGATGAAGAGACAGCCAAGATCAACATGCGCCGGGCGCTTGAATGGCCGCAGATCGCGAAGCCCGGCGACACGATCTGGATGGGGGCCGTCGACAAGAAGGGCGTTTCCGTCTCGTTCATTCAGTCGATCTATTGGGAATTCGGCTCTGGCTGCGTTCTGCCGAAGACCGGAATTACCTGGCAGAACCGCGGTGCGAGCTTTTCCCTTCGGCCGGATGCTTTGAACGCTTTGGAACCGGGGCGGCAACCGTTCCATACGTTGAACCCGGCAATGGCAAGGCTCCGTGACGGCCGCACAATGACGTACGGCACGATGGGCGGAGAGGGGCAGCCACAGACGCAAGCGGCGATCTTCGCGCGTCATGTTCTGAATGGCATGCCAGTCGGTGAGGCAATTGACGCTCCCCGCTGGCTTTTGGGCCGGACATGGGGCGATGAAACCACGTCCTTGCGTCTCGAAGCGCGGTTTGATCCGGATCTTGTCCGGGATCTGGAAAAGGTTGGCCACGAGGTCGTTCAAATGGCTGATGATTACTCCGATACGATGGGGCATGCCGGCATGATTGTCCGCAATGCGAAAGGCGGCCTGGAAGGTGCGCACGACCCGCGTGCGGATGGCGGTGCGTCCATCGTCTGA